One window of the Trypanosoma brucei gambiense DAL972 chromosome 3, complete sequence genome contains the following:
- a CDS encoding cell division control protein, putative, producing the protein MTDADRSVAGGKLRRVYDYTFHTGTDFLGSGMYGDVFKATRSTQANKDREVKPNGNDSTRHEKEEEDGGGDVVALKRTRCGDDKEGLPASALREVMVLKEISRSLEDPPGDDEVALVGGSNLVKLYDVVVDRNCVYIITEFCDGGDLASYLKRQPGRHFTDPKIYRQMMRDLLRGVCYLHRKEISHRDLKPQNILLKSVRKGSRQQGNEGPSSDGKEETPTPSYILKVTDFGLSRMDGIPVKKYQHEAITLWYRSPDVILGNINYRFTADMWSVACIIAEAASGSTLFRGRSEVEQLMCIFSRLGPPTSSTFPSMNLYAHYGKHAPALSSFLEDLQKKYSRVQCGNTSDLARINLTRYFIRHKALDIIGENGVDLLVRLLAYEPQHRLTAEEALQHPFFTFIPPHVPHANSIDAEGTTEEAEKDTKDS; encoded by the coding sequence ATGACAGACGCTGATCGTTCGGTAGCTGGTGGCAAACTCAGAAGAGTTTACGACTACACGTTCCATACGGGAACAGACTTTCTTGGTAGTGGGATGTACGGTGACGTGTTTAAAGCAACACGTAGCACACAAGCAAATAAGGATCGAGAAGTAAAGCCCAACGGGAACGATTCAACGCGGcatgagaaggaagaggaagacggTGGTGGAGATGTGGTTGCATTAAAGCGGACACGTTGTGGTGATGACAAGGAAGGGTTGCCCGCATCTGCGCTCCGGGAGGTGATGGTTCTCAAAGAGATTAGTCGGTCACTCGAGGATCCACCTGGTGATGATGAGGTCGCTCTGGTCGGTGGAAGTAACCTCGTCAAGTTGTACGATGTTGTTGTCGATAGGaattgtgtatatataatcaCCGAATTCTGTGATGGGGGAGATTTAGCGTCATATTTGAAGCGCCAACCGGGTCGCCACTTCACTGATCCAAAAATATATCGCCAAATGATGAGGGATTTACTGCGGGGTGTGTGCTATCTTCACCGAAAAGAAATTTCTCATAGGGATCTGAAACCGCAGAATATTCTACTAAAGAGTGTACGAAAAGGGTCGAGACAACAAGGTAATGAGGGGCCTAGTAGCGatgggaaagaggaaacccCAACACCATCGTACATCCTAAAGGTAACAGACTTTGGTCTTAGCCGTATGGATGGAATTCCCGTTAAAAAATACCAACATGAAGCTATTACGTTATGGTATCGCAGCCCCGATGTTATTCTGGGAAACATAAATTACCGCTTCACTGCGGATATGTGGAGTGTGGCTTGCATCATTGCTGAAGCTGCAAGCGGCAGCACGCTCTTTCGTGGGCGTAGTGAGGTGGAACAGCTGATGTGCATATTTAGCCGCTTAGGCCCACCCACATCTTCTACCTTTCCCAGCATGAATCTATACGCACACTATGGAAAGCACGCGCCTGCGCTGAGTAGTTTTCTTGAGGATCTGCAAAAGAAATATAGTCGGGTACAATGTGGCAATACAAGCGACTTGGCAAGGATAAACTTAACCAGGTACTTCATTAGGCATAAGGCGTTGGATATCATTGGTGAGAATGGCGTAGATCTCCTTGTCCGTCTCCTGGCCTACGAACCGCAACATCGGCTTACAGCAGAGGAGGCACTGCAGCACCCATTTTTCACATTCATCCCCCCACACGTACCGCATGCCAACAGCATTGACGCGGAAGGGACCACGGAAGAAGCTGAGAAAGACACAAAAGATTCGTAG